In a genomic window of Styela clava chromosome 7, kaStyClav1.hap1.2, whole genome shotgun sequence:
- the LOC120328510 gene encoding uncharacterized protein LOC120328510: MSRYSPSPDISSPSIRHPMSGTAQINRHQYGIEYTKKYRKRTMILAVSQLILGLCLILVGVLSIYFKFAGMEAWFGIVLVVFSCFGIASSCLPSKIMIIVCLTTSILGIVISVTGIGMEIPLVAFSAGYINNIIPLALHSVSMVLYIALLLLYVLSCSKYCQPMKCCKGCSCCDATEDDQEFLVQSCEETLTVDVHSTTMAERTQTGVAISHPAYNDIRSHGTILTKEKQMKTISTYQS; encoded by the exons ATGTCGAGGTACTCTCCTTCGCCGGATATTTCCTCCCCGTCAATACGTCACCCTATGAGTGGCACGGCACAAATTAACCGACACCAATATGGTATTGAATATACAAAGAAGTATAGAAAGAGGACGATGATCTTAGCT gTTTCTCAACTGATTCTCGGATTATGCTTGATTTTGGTTGGTGTGCTAtctatttatttcaagtttGCCGGAATGGAAGCGTGGTTCGGAATAGTG TTGGTGGTGTTTTCCTGTTTTGGAATTGCATCGTCTTGCCTACCCTCTAAAATTATG ATTATTGTATGTCTCACGACATCGATACTTGGAATTGTTATTTCAGTCACTGGTATTGGAATGGAAATACCACTAGTAGCATTCAGTGCCGGTTATATC AACAATATCATACCTCTCGCTCTACATAGCGTGTCTATGGTGTTATATATTGCACTGTTACTGCTTTATGTATTGAGTTGCTCAAAATATTGCCAACCTATGAAATGCTGCAAAGGATGCTCCTGTTGTGATGCGACAGAAGATGACCAG GAATTTCTTGTCCAATCGTGTGAGGAAACATTGACTGTGGATGTTCACTCCACAACGATGGCCGAAA GAACTCAAACAGGAGTTGCTATCAGTCATCCGGCATACAATGATATTAGATCGCATGGCACTATACTAACCAAAGAGAAGCAAATGAAAACAATTTCGACGTATCAAAGTTAA